Proteins from a genomic interval of Lolium perenne isolate Kyuss_39 chromosome 1, Kyuss_2.0, whole genome shotgun sequence:
- the LOC127307381 gene encoding monosaccharide-sensing protein 2, with protein sequence MSGAVLVAIAASIGNLLQGWDNATIAGAVLYIKKEFSLETQPLIEGLIVAMSLIGATVITTFSGAVADSFGRRPLLIASAVLYFISGLVMLWAPNVYVLLLARLIDGFGIGLSVTLVPLYISETAPTDIRGLLNTLPQFSGSGGMFLSYCMVFAMSLMPQPEWRVMLGVLSIPSLIYFALTVFYLPESPRWLVSKGRMAEAKRVLQRLRGREDVSGEMALLVEGLGVGKDTHFEEYIIGPDDELADDGLAPDPDKMKLYGPEEGVSWIARPVRGGAQSALGSALGLMSHHGSMVSQGKSIVDPLVTLFGSVHEKMPEVMGSMRSTLFPNFGSMFSMAEQQQAKADWDAESHRDDEDYASDHGADDIEDNLNSPLISRQATSVEGKEIAAPHGSIMGNVGRSSSMQGGDAVSSMGIGGGWQLAWKWTEREGADGQKEGGFQRIYLHEEGVQGDRRGSILSMPGGDVPPGGEYIQAAALVSQPALYSKDIIEQQLAGPAMVHPSETAAKGPKWADLFEPGVKHALFVGIGLQILQQFAGINGVLYYTPQILEQAGVGILLSNIGLSSLSASILISALTTLLMLPSIGIAMRLMDMSGRRFLLLSTIPVLIVALAILVLVNILDVGTMVHAALSTISVIVYFCFFVMGFGPIPNILCAEIFPTSVRGICIAICALTFWIGDIIVTYTLPVMLNAIGLAGVFGIYAVVCILALVFVYMKVPETKGMPLEVITEFFSVGAKQGKEATD encoded by the exons ATGTCGGGCGCCGTGCTCGTCGCCATAGCGGCCTCCATCGGCAACCTGCTGCAGGGCTGGGATAATGCGACCATAGCAG GTGCTGTCCTGTACATAAAGAAGGAGTTCAGCCTGGAGACGCAGCCGCTGATCGAGGGGCTCATCGTGGCCATGTCGCTCATCGGCGCGACGGTCATCACGACGTTCTCCGGGGCGGTGGCCGATTCCTTCGGCAGGCGGCCGCTGCTGATCGCGTCGGCTGTCCTGTACTTCATCAGCGGCCTGGTGATGCTCTGGGCGCCCAACGTCTACGTGCTGCTCCTGGCGAGGCTCATCGACGGGTTCGGTATCGGTCTGTCCGTCACCCTTGTCCCGCTGTACATCTCGGAGACCGCCCCGACCGACATCAGAGGGCTGCTCAACACGCTGCCGCAGTTCAGCGGGTCCGGAGGGATGTTCCTCTCTTACTGCATGGTGTTTGCCATGTCCCTCATGCCGCAGCCTGAGTGGAGGGTCATGCTTGGGGTCTTGTCCATCCCGTCGCTCATATACTTTGCGCTCACTGTCTTCTACTTGCCTGAATCGCCAAGATGGCTTGTGAGCAAAGGAAGAATGGCTGAGGCCAAGCGCGTGTTGCAGAGACTGCGGGGAAGGGAAGATGTCTCAG GAGAAATGGCCCTTCTCGTTGAAGGATTGGGTGTTGGGAAAGATACACACTTCGAGGAATACATAATTGGCCCCGATGACGAGCTTGCTGATGATGGGCTGGCTCCAGATCCAGATAAGATGAAACTCTACGGACCGGAAGAAGGCGTATCTTGGATCGCCCGTCCTGTTAGGGGTGGTGCCCAAAGCGCACTTGGAAGTGCGTTGGGTCTCATGTCTCATCATGGGAGTATGGTTAGTCAGGGTAAATCTATCGTGGACCCTCTAGTCACTCTTTTCGGAAGTGTCCATGAGAAGATGCCTGAGGTAATGGGGAGCATGAGGAGCACGCTGTTTCCTAACTTTGGCAGCATGTTCAGCATGGCAGAACAGCAGCAAGCTAAAGCTGACTGGGATGCCGAGAGTCATAGGGATGATGAGGACTATGCATCAGATCATGGTGCTGATGACATTGAGGACAACCTCAACAGCCCGCTTATTTCTCGTCAAGCGACAAGCGTTGAAGGAAAAGAGATTGCTGCACCTCATGGAAGCATAATGGGTAATGTGGGTAGAAGTAGTAGTATGCAGGGAGGGGACGCCGTCAGCAGCATGGGCATTGGTGGCGGATGGCAGTTGGCTTGGAAGTGGACTGAGAGAGAAGGTGCAGATGGGCAAAAAGAAGGTGGTTTCCAACGTATTTACTTGCATGAAGAGGGTGTGCAAGGCGACCGGAGGGGCTCTATATTGTCTATGCCAGGAGGCGATGTTCCTCCTGGTGGTGAGTATATCCAGGCAGCTGCTCTAGTGAGCCAACCAGCTCTTTACTCAAAGGACATAATAGAGCAGCAGCTGGCTGGTCCTGCTATGGTACATCCATCTGAGACAGCTGCTAAGGGCCCTAAGTGGGCAGACCTATTTGAACCTGGAGTGAAACATGCACTTTTTGTTGGCATAGGATTACAGATCCTGCAACAG TTTGCAGGTATCAATGGAGTTCTCTATTACACTCCTCAGATACTTGAGCAAGCAGGTGTCGGGATTCTTCTATCAAATATTGGACTAAGCTCTTTGTCCGCATCTATTCTTATCAGTGCCTTGACAACCTTGCTGATGCTTCCTAGCATTGGTATTGCCATGAGGCTCATGGATATGTCAGGAAGAAG GTTTCTTCTCCTTTCGACAATCCCTGTCTTGATAGTAGCACTGGCTATCTTGGTTCTGGTCAACATTCTGGATGTTGGAACCATGGTGCATGCTGCACTCTCGACGATCAGCGTCATAGTATATTTCTGCTTCTTCGTCATGGGGTTTGGGCCTATCCCAAATATTCTCTGCGCAGAAATTTTCCCCACCTCCGTCCGGGGTATCTGCATAGCCATCTGTGCCTTAACCTTCTGGATCGGTGACATTATCGTGACATATACTCTTCCCGTGATGCTTAACGCGATTGGACTTGCTGGAGTCTTCGGAATATATGCTGTCGTTTGCATACTGGCTCTTGTATTTGTCTACATGAAGGTGCCCGAGACCAAGGGCATGCCCCTGGAGGTCATTACCGAGTTCTTCTCTGTCGGGGCAAAGCAGGGCAAGGAAGCCACTGATTAG